The Pseudodesulfovibrio sp. zrk46 genome contains a region encoding:
- a CDS encoding sialidase family protein, which translates to MPSISNVADRHIVIDKRDDQYICFPDVVRADDGRLVVAYNEADKHVTPGRRTLLVRQSFDNGRTWDDIVRLGDDWSHCPRLIKLTNGDLLLSDSYRRFHISRDSGDTWEVMQANGLEHDMIDRVTDLGEDVFLTTGHLHRGTAEQPAIRQAPTEQMAYRSDNGGKDWLALGAIGRERNLVLCEASMTRLADGRIAALMRENSFVYEPMYLCLSEDEGDTWSDPIPTPLIGHRPTMGLVPDGRLLVTYRNVGPDMGTSAWLGTLDKLCSGFKVHGRHADPANPVLTKDGLRVSNTSGDCSVVRYVLRPMTDPRSAKAVLEAEVRVDEADANACALRLGVWWRITPNSIEPDVDDAQPIPIEQGQFHTIRLEYAAGRVTLNVDGDERASIVVDDDHADTRPILFGAPYPFEDNAVDCTWRRVSLSIEEPRLQRRYDWKWTPEMGLPDQWVLDNILELRNARYTSPPDFGYSGWTMLDDENVFCTYHHIDGDDEEYDPLFTSHVAGSFFSLDDFGK; encoded by the coding sequence ATGCCTTCCATCAGTAACGTTGCGGACCGCCATATTGTTATTGATAAGCGTGACGACCAGTACATCTGCTTTCCGGATGTCGTCCGCGCCGATGACGGCCGCTTGGTCGTGGCCTACAATGAGGCGGATAAGCACGTCACACCAGGCAGACGCACCCTGCTTGTACGGCAAAGCTTCGACAATGGTCGAACTTGGGATGATATCGTTCGTCTGGGTGATGACTGGAGCCACTGCCCGCGCCTGATCAAACTGACGAACGGCGACCTGCTCCTTTCTGACAGCTACCGACGCTTTCATATCAGCCGGGACAGCGGCGACACATGGGAGGTCATGCAGGCCAATGGGCTGGAGCATGACATGATCGATCGCGTCACGGATCTGGGCGAGGACGTGTTCCTCACCACGGGGCATCTGCACCGCGGCACGGCGGAGCAACCGGCCATTCGACAAGCTCCCACCGAACAAATGGCCTACCGCTCAGACAACGGCGGCAAAGACTGGCTAGCTCTCGGCGCCATTGGTCGCGAACGCAATCTGGTGCTGTGTGAAGCCTCCATGACTCGCTTGGCCGATGGACGCATAGCCGCGCTGATGCGGGAAAACAGCTTTGTGTATGAGCCCATGTATCTCTGCCTGAGCGAAGACGAGGGCGACACATGGTCCGACCCCATCCCGACTCCGCTCATAGGACACCGTCCGACCATGGGACTTGTTCCCGATGGACGATTGCTCGTCACCTATCGCAACGTTGGCCCGGATATGGGTACCAGCGCATGGCTCGGCACGCTGGATAAACTCTGCTCCGGCTTCAAGGTTCATGGACGTCACGCAGATCCTGCCAATCCTGTCTTGACCAAAGACGGACTGCGCGTCAGCAACACCAGCGGTGATTGCAGCGTAGTGCGCTACGTGCTGCGCCCCATGACCGATCCCCGCTCGGCCAAGGCGGTGTTGGAAGCCGAAGTGCGCGTGGATGAAGCCGATGCAAACGCCTGCGCCCTGCGACTGGGTGTTTGGTGGCGCATCACCCCGAACAGCATCGAACCGGACGTGGATGATGCACAACCTATCCCAATCGAGCAGGGACAATTTCACACCATTCGGCTGGAATACGCAGCAGGCCGTGTCACTTTGAATGTTGATGGCGATGAACGGGCTTCCATCGTGGTGGACGACGACCATGCCGATACACGCCCGATTCTGTTCGGTGCGCCCTATCCTTTCGAGGACAATGCCGTGGATTGCACTTGGCGACGGGTCAGCCTTTCCATTGAGGAGCCACGCCTGCAACGGCGATACGATTGGAAATGGACGCCGGAAATGGGACTGCCCGATCAGTGGGTGCTGGACAATATCCTTGAGTTGCGCAATGCCCGGTATACCTCACCGCCGGACTTCGGATACTCCGGCTGGACCATGCTGGATGACGAGAACGTCTTCTGCACCTACCACCACATTGATGGGGACGACGAAGAGTACGACCCGCTATTCACGTCACATGTGGCAGGCTCCTTCTTCTCGCTGGATGATTTCGGAAAATAG